One genomic segment of Scophthalmus maximus strain ysfricsl-2021 chromosome 3, ASM2237912v1, whole genome shotgun sequence includes these proteins:
- the prickle3 gene encoding prickle planar cell polarity protein 3 has product MFLRGSKKRRSTRSKQQEDEDPDGGQPCTRCGDQCPGFRVHGWRKICVHCKCAREEHVVRSVPGQLEKMMTKLVSDFQRHSISDDDSGCASEEYAWVPPGLKPEQVYQYFSCLPEDRVPYVNSPGERQRIKQLLHQLPAHDSEPQYCNSLDEEEKKELRLFSQQRKRENLGRGVVRLFPVTMTGAICQQCGRQICGGDIAVFAGRAGHGSCWHPQCFQCSSCSELLVDLIYFHQDGQIYCGRHHAERLKPRCQACDEIILADQCTEAEGRYWHMKHFCCFECEASLGGRRYIMRESRPYCCACYESLYAEYCDSCGEHIGIDQGQMTYEGQHWHAVESCFCCARCHLPLLGRPFLPRAGLIFCSRPCSLGEDPDNSDSCDSALQSRRVASAPEKHPQQQQCGSPLKPPEGVMVTVENRAVRCSALGQNGLPVPRGSSYSPLPHIHLGNGFGPSWPSDVPQYTLLPENCDIIRPPIGEPQVQQEPDEITGRTGLSSRGTSTDNDCRNWVEKTSPVLQAFPPLPPDISSVLPPPLPVKSRDLTPPPRPPEDRAPGPIAPMTRSGTARVSFREPISSSYSVDDNEDDDDEEELREEDEGEGGFRVPPHMDLLDGSSHRQRGGSCHPLTSDPGSERTTTRSRSDRPRLDSLDVRGERERDVRGSSSAAALSLQPGRYKHEDSCSTCSSSSDSEEEGYFLGQPIPLPPQLRKDPPADGEDGGAEPQRGAELQRDWSLRGSVRRRRGPSVGAKDKDKNCAVS; this is encoded by the exons aagcagcaggaggacgaggacccGGACGGAGGTCAGCCCTGTACCCGCTGTGGAGACCAGTGCCCCGGCTTCCGTGTGCACGGCTGGAG GAAAATCTGCGTTCACTGTAAGTGTGCGCGGGAGGAGCACGTGGTCCGCTCGGTGCCGGGCCAGCTGGAGAAGATGATGACCAAGCTGGTGTCGGACTTCCAGAGACACTCCATCTCCGACGACGACTCGGGCTGCGCCTCCGAGGAGTACGCCTGGGTCCCGCCGGGGCTCAAGCCCGAACAG GTGTACCAGTACTTCAGCTGCCTGCCCGAGGACCGGGTCCCGTACGTCAACAGTCCCGGGGAGAGACAACGGATCAAGCAGCTGCTGCACCAGCTGCCGGCCCACGACAGCGAG cctcagtactgtaactctctggacgaggaggagaagaaggagctgcGTCTGTTCAgtcagcagaggaagagagagaaccTGGGCAGAGGCGTCGTCAGACTGTTTCCTGTCACCATGACGGGAGCCATATGTCAACAG TGCGGCAGGCAGATCTGCGGCGGGGACATCGCGGTGTTCGCCGGTCGGGCCGGACACGGCAGCTGCTGGCACCCCCAGTGTTTCCAGTGCTCGTCCTGCAGCGAGCTGCTGGTCGACCTCATCTACTTCCACCAGGACGGACAGATCTACTGTGGCCGGCACCACGCCGAGCGGCTGAAGCCTCGCTGCCAGGCCTGCGACGAG ATCATCCTTGCAGACCAGTGCACCGAGGCAGAAGGACGATACTGGCACATGAAGCACTTCTGTTGTTTCGAGTGCGAGGCGTCGCTGGGCGGTCGGCGCTACATCATGAGGGAGAGTCGACCGTACTGCTGCGCCTGCTACGAGTCGCTGTACGCAGAATACTGCGACAGCTGCGGAGAACACATCG GGATCGACCAGGGACAGATGACGTACGAGGGGCAGCACTGGCACGCCGTGGAGTCGTGCTTCTGCTGCGCCCGCTGTCACCTGCCTCTGCTGGGACGCCCCTTCCTCCCGCGGGCCGGGCTCATCTTCTGCTCACGGCCCTGCTCGCTGGGCGAAGACCCCGACAACTCAGACTCCTGCGACTCGGCGCTGCAGAGCCGACGGGTCGCGTCGGCGCCGGAGAAAcacccgcagcagcagcagtgtggttCTCCACTGAAGCCACCGGAGGGCGTCATGGTCACAGTGGAGAACAGAG CCGTCCGCTGCTCCGCTCTGGGTCAGAACGGACTTCCTGTTCCCAGAGGCTCCTCCTACTCGCCACTTCCACACATTCACCTGGGAAACGGCTTCGGCCCATCGTGGCCCAGCGACGTTCCTCAGTACACTTTACTGCCGGAgaactgtgacatcatcagacctCCCATCGGAGAACCGCAGGTCCAACAGGAACCAGATGAGATCACCGGACGAACGGGACTGAGCTCCAGAGGAACCTCAACGGATAACGACTGTAGAAACTGGGTCGAGAAGACGAGTCCAGTTCTGCAAG cgttcccgcccctcccccccgacatctcctccgtcctcccgcctcctctgcCCGTCAAGAGTCGTGACCTGACGCCGCCGCCCCGCCCACCGGAGGACCGAGCGCCGGGTCCTATTGCCCCCATGACTCGCAGCGGCACCGCTCGAGTCAGCTTCAGAGAACCAATCAGCAGCAGCTACTCTGTTGACGATAAcgaagacgatgatgatgaagaagagctgcgtgaggaagacgagggggaggggggtttcaGGGTCCCGCCTCACATGGATCTACTcg ACGGTTCGTCTCACCGGCAGCGAGGGGGGAGCTGCCAccccttgacctctgaccccggcTCTGAGAGGACAACCACACGCTCGCGGTCCGATCGGCCGCGGCTCGACAGCCTGGAcgtgagaggtgagagagaacGGGACGTCCGCGGCTCGTCCAGCGCCGCCGCCCTGAGCCTCCAACCGGGACGCTACAAACACGAAGactcctgctccacctgctcctcgtcctccgacTCCGAGGAGGAGGGCTACTTCCTTGGACAGCCAATCCCCCTGCCCCCGCAGCTCCGGAAGGATCCGCCTGCGGATGGTGAGGACGGGGGGGCGGAGCCGCAGAGGGGGgcggagctgcagagagactGGAGCCTGCGAGGCAGCGTGAGGCGGAGAAGAGGTCCGAGCGTCGGTGCGAAGGACAAAGATAAAAACTGTGCGGTTTCCTAG
- the fam110a gene encoding protein FAM110B, producing MPVEAPQRPVRQPARTTAAAAPPRLRPKGAAGPDFYRQSPAAEVRPRQSAVERLEADKAKYVKSPVALSKQPVRPPEGRRPLLSGTRKTPTQTKPRQDGVQLDLKHLSNLISGVSDGPQPGAAVSPQDGDASPRLTAADSPQKTERPCPPPRPDWSSHAKVRLKASGPAEVESSGSPGSPAAGTVRRVDVLPQARPVRTPCRPQFIRQPLHPVPSHPQFPLRPSASHLRLFHLRTSAGPSPLKPVVAPSKPDNPPPSTPVPAPPPPSFPLFPPPSPAITRLSSSSSRKRPSLTRSKSDMSDRFSRAGTELERFFNLCGLDPADLQDLTGSGSDIVSLARFRSVSAPGSECAGSVVQDEGDDDDAANAAERVPYGVSVIERNARVIKWLYGLRQDDVRKSSDL from the coding sequence ATGCCAGTGGAGGCTCCGCAGCGGCCCGTGAGGCAGCCGGCGAGGACGACCGCAGCCGCCGCTCCCCCGCGCCTGCGGCCCAAAGGTGCGGCGGGGCCGGACTTCTATCGACAGAGCCCGGCAGCAGAGGTGCGACCGCGGCAGAGCGCGGTGGAGAGGCTGGAGGCAGACAAGGCGAAGTACGTCAAGAGTCCGGTGGCTCTGTCCAAGCAGCCGGTCCGGCCTCCTGAGGGGCGGAGGCCTCTGCTGAGCGGCACCAGGAAGACCCCGACCCAAACCAAACCCAGGCAGGACGGCGTCCAGCTGGACCTGAAGCACCTGAGCAACCTCATCAGCGGCGTGAGCGACGGACCTCAGCCCGGTGCCGCTGTGAGCCCACAGGACGGCGACGCGTCTCCTCGCCTCACAGCCGCGGACTCGCCACAGAAGACAGAGCGGCCTTGTCCGCCTCCTCGTCCCGACTGGTCCAGTCACGCCAAGGTCCGGTTAAAAGCCTCGGGACCTGCCGAGGTGGAGAGTTCCGGGTCTCCTGGATCTCCAGCTGCAGGGACCGTGCGCAGGGTGGACGTCCTGCCTCAGGCCCGTCCCGTGCGGACGCCCTGCAGGCCTCAGTTCATCCGGCAGCCTCTTCATCCCGTTCCTTCTCACCCTCAGTTCCCGCTCCGCCCGTCCGCTTCACACCTGCGTCTCTTCCACCTCAGAACTTCAGCAGGTCCGTCTCCTCTGAAACCGGTTGTTGCCCCGTCGAAACCGGACAACCCTCCCCCCTCTACCCCCGTCCCTGCTCCGCCTCCCCCCAGCTTCCCCTtgttccctcccccctccccagccATCACccgtctgtcctcctccagctccaggaaGCGTCCGTCTCTGACCCGGTCCAAATCGGACATGAGCGACCGATTCTCCAGAGCCGGGACGGAGCTGGAGCGGTTCTTCAACCTGTGCGGTCTGGACCCTGCAGACCTGCAGGACCTGACCGGGTCCGGCTCCGACATCGTCTCCCTCGCCCGGTTCCGCAGTGTGAGCGCCCCGGGGTCAGAGTGCGCCGGCTCTGTCGTGCAGGACGAAGGTGACGACGATGACGCTGCCAACGCCGCCGAGCGAGTTCCGTACGGCGTGTCCGTCATCGAGAGGAACGCCCGAGTCATCAAGTGGCTGTACGGCCTCCGTCAGGACGACGTCCGGAAGAGCAGCGACCTGTAG
- the mfsd2al2 gene encoding sodium-dependent lysophosphatidylcholine symporter 1-B-like translates to MSCLQILKKQLLKKTEDRNRSSDVQHQRGARPIPLARKLCYAVGGAPHQMTAVAVGVSLQIFLLDVVQMEALYVSMILFVSRAWDAVTDPLVGYLVTRSRRTPIGKLLPWLVLSAPFVVFSYLLLWFEPRGFMSQPLSVLWFLSTSCLFQSLMTCYNVPYLSLNMFLGGDQRDRDSATAYRMSVEMGAMLLASALQGHVVSVYNTEKQQVCQQLEQETDPSSTSPPTASLQQTRKAFQTSALVLGSLFFLCSLVVFFGVKEQQPSVCSDDRERPSYLTSLKMLMCHAPYRRLVLGFVFSALAVQMSWSNFALFCSHAAGLGAHFQLLLLALLASASVAVPVWQAVLLRVGKKTTLFIGLSLFVPAVTVVGCVPSNLPVFVTMCVMMGFSVATLFLLPWSMLPDVVDDFSVTNPSCRDLEPLFFSCYAFCSKLSGGLSVGVSTVTLQLVGYRAGACHHGDGVVTALVVLFAPVPVALLLVAMVFFCSYPIDERRLREQRTSVQPEPASSSSSSSSSSSSSGPVEQPTVLQQLHPTSQRNTKINTLVMNRDIWMDRTKTFMRMSLV, encoded by the exons ATGAGTTGTTTACAGATATTAAAGAAGCAGCTTTTAAAAAAGACCGAGGACAGAAACCGGAGCAGCGACGTTCAGCATCAGAGg GGGGCGAGGCCGATTCCTCTGGCCAGGAAGCTTTGCTACGCAGTGGGCGGAGCCCCGCACCAGATGACCGCGGTCGCTGTGGGCGTGTCCCTGCAGATCTTCCTCCTGGATGTTGTGCAG ATGGAGGCCTTGTATGTTTCCATGATTCTGTTTGTGAGTCGGGCCTGGGACGCTGTGACCGACCCTCTGGTTGGATATCTGGTGACCCGCAGCAGACGGACTCCCATCGGAAAACTCCTCCCATG GCTGGTCCTCTCTGCTCCGTTCGTGGTCTTCTCTTATCTCCTCTTGTGGTTTGAGCCTCGTGGCTTCATGTCTCAGCCGCTCAGCGTCCTGTGGTTCCTCTCCACCAGCTGCTTGTTCCAGAGCCTCATGACG TGCTACAATGTCCCGTACCTGTCACTCAACATGTTCCTGGGGGGAGACCAGAGGGACAGAGACTCTGCCACAGcgtaca GAATGAGTGTGGAGATGGGGGCGATGCTTCTGGCCTCAGCGCTGCAGGGTCACGTCGTGTCTGTGTACAACACAGAGAAGCAGCAAGTTTGTCAGCAGctggaacaggaaacagatCCGAGCTCAACGTCACCTCCGACTGCGTCACTGCAGCAAACG AGAAAGGCCTTCCAGACCTCCGCTCTGGTCCTGGGTTCTctgttcttcctctgcagcctgGTCGTCTTCTTCGGGGTGAAGGAGCAGCAGC CCAGCGTCTGCTCCGATGACAGAGAGCGACCTTCCTATCTGACCTCTCTGAAGATGCTGATGTGTCACGCTCCGTATCGCCGGCTGGTGCTCGGCTTCGTGTTCAGTGCTCTGGCGGTTCAG ATGTCCTGGAGTAACTTCGCCCTGTTCTGCAGCCACGCCGCCGGACTGGGAGCTCACTtccagttgctgctgctggctctGCTG GCCTCGGCCTCAGTGGCGGTTCCTGTGTGGCAGGCGGTTCTGCTGAGAGTCGGAAAGAAGACGACGCTTTTCATCGGACTGTCG CTCTTCGTCCCGGCCGTGACCGTCGTCGGCTGCGTTCCCAGTAACCTGCCGGTCTTCGTGACCATGTGCGTCATGATGGGGTTCAGCGTGGCCACTCTGTTCTTGTTACCGTG GTCGATGCTCCCAGATGTGGTGGACGACTTCTCCGTGACGAATCCGTCCTGCAGAGACCTGGAGCCTCTGTTCTTCTCCTGCTACGCCTTCTGCAGTAAACTGTCCGGAGGCCTGTCGGTCGGAGTCTCCACCGTGACGCTGCA gttGGTGGGCTACAGAGCGGGAGCGTGTCACCATGGCGACGGGGTGGTGACAGCGCTCGTTGTTCTGTTCGCTCCGGTTCCTGTCGCGCTCTTGCTGGTAGCGATGGTCTTTTTCTGCTCTTATCCAATCGACGAGCGGCGTCTCCGGGAACAACGGACCTCAGTCCA GCCAGAACCtgcatcatcctcatcatcatcctcatcgtcatcctcatcGTCAGGCCCCGTGGAGCAGCCGACagttctgcagcagcttcatccAACTTCACAACGAAACACAAAGATCAACACGTT ggTCATGAACAGAGACATTTGGATGGACAGGACAAAGACGTTCATGAGGATGAGTCTGGTGTGA